From Polaribacter haliotis:
TACCTTTATTTAAAGCGTCAACTGCATGTTTAGATGCACAATATACATTTCCATTAGGATAGACTTCTTTTGCAGCAATAGAACCAATATTTACAATAAAACCACTATTTCTTTCTGTCATTTGTGGAATTATGGCCTTGGAAACGTATAATAATCCTTTTACATTAATATCCATCATTGCATCCCAATCGTCTATATTTCCATCTTGTATGGTGGACAAACCATGTGCGTTTCCAGCATTATTTATTAGAATATCTATTTGTTGAAAATCTTTTGGAAGCGATTTTATAGCTTTTTCAACTTCATTTCTTTTAGAAACATCGAATTGTAAAGTTGTTACTTGGGTAAGTTTACTTAATACTATTTGAAGTTCTTGTAAACGATCTGCTCTTCTTCCACAAAGAATTAAACGAATGTTATTTTTCGCAAAAATTTCTGCGGTTGCTTTTCCAATTCCAGAAGTTGCGCCTGTAATAAATGCTGTTAATTTCATTTTTACTTTCTAAATTAATTATCTTTAAAAGTAAATAAATGAATCTATAGAAATGGATATTTCTCTTTAGAATTTTCGTTAAATTATAAACAAAGAAAAAACCGCCCTCCTCAGAGCGGTTTTCCTTTCGATTGATTATCGAGAGATAATCAACCAAAAATCAACTAACCAAACTTTATTTTTAATTCTTTTTAATCTTTGTTTTTCTTTCTATTTTAGTACGTTTTCTGTTGTTATTCCTTACAGAAGGTTTTGCTTTTTTAGCAGATTTTGTACTCTTTAAATATTGTACAAATCCTCTTCCAGAAAAGTCGTAAGTCGTTTCAGAATCTACGTTATACAATCGTACTTTTCCATCATTTATAACGCTTAACTCGAACTCTTCTATATCTCCACCATCATAATTAAGTGTTAAAATCTTTAGGTCTTCATAACCTATTACATCGAACACTTCATACCCACCAACGTAACTCCAATTTATATTTGCAATTTGCGTGCCAAAGTTATCTTGTGAGCTATAAAATGTGGTATTATTTTCTGGTGTGAATTGTAAGAAATTTTCATCATCAAAAGCATTAGGAACTCCACCATTTGTTGCTACTTTTTCCCAAGCTTCATATTCTTGTAAGAAATATTCGATATTCTCATAGAATAATTTATCATAATCAAAAGTATTTGTTTGATATCCTATTAAATAATAAGTTACGTTTTGTCTAAAATTATACAATCTTATTTCGTTGTTTGAAGTAACTGTAACTTCGAAATCGTTTCTTCCATCTAAATCGTGGTTCGTTTCTAACAAACCCGAAAAAGCATTATAGGTTCCAACATCTATTCCTAAACCATTTCCAGTGATTCCAATATCTGCAATATTGTTATTTGCATATAATGTTCCATTTAAAAATGATAAGGTAAATGCTTTAGATACATAAGGAATGTCTCCATTACCAATTGTTCTATGATAATCTACGTACCATAAATCGTAGCCAGAAACGACTTCTTCTAGAGAGATTTGGTTGTCTCTAAAGTCGTCTTCAAATACTGTGGTACATGAGCTTAATAATGCTCCTGTGATTATAATTGTAAAAAGTAGTTTTAAAGATTTCATAAGCTTTCGTTTTATGGTTATGCTTATGAATATTCAAATTACGTGCCAAAAATAAAACCGCTAAAGATTTAGCGGTTTATATATTGATTATCAGATATATAACTATTGTTGTTTTGCTGAAGGAAAAAAGGTAGGTTGTGTTTTTTTGATGTCTTTTATCATGTAATAATGCACTTTGTCTCCTTTTTTATAAGTTAAAACAGCTTCGTTTTCTTTTAAATCGAATTTCGTATTTTCTATATTAGGAGGCGTATTTTTTAATTCTTTTGTAGGATCTGCATCTAAAATAAGATCTCTTTTTTCTTTTGTTGAAGTACTAAAATGACCAATTAAAATGGTTTTATCTCCGTCTTTAGAAACTTCTACTTTCGTTTCTTTTTGCTGAAAAAATAGTGATTCAAACTCAATTTCTGATGCATTTGAAATATGTATTTCTAATTTTGTTCCACTTACTCCTGGTTGCCCACCTTTCCAGTTATTATAAACTGCTTTTTCTATTTTAAAAGAAGGATTTTTAACAAATTTACTGCTTCCACATTGAGAGAAGCCTAGTATAATTGCAAATATGGATACTATTTTCATGATTTTCATTTTACTGTATTTTTTCTAATATGTTCAAATGTAATGCCAAGGTAAACTTTTATTTGTTTTTATTAAAAAATACTTCTTTTGATTTATTTGAAATTCTATTGAGAAATAGTTTAATTGAAAAGAAGTTAGCAATAAAATCTATTTTAAAAAAAGAGAAGCTCTTAGAAGTTTTAAGTTAATTTTTATGCCTTTAAGCTAAAAAACCCTCCATTTCTGGTGGGTTCTTATTCTTTTTAAAAATTAAGTTTATTTATTTACTTCCCAACATTAAAATTTCGTTACAAACAACTTCTGTAACATAACGTTTGTTCCCTTCTTTATCGTCGTAACTTCTTGTGGTTAATTTCCCTTCGACTGCAACTTCACTTCCTTTGTCTAAATATTTCTCGATAATTTCTGCGGTTTTGTTCCATGCAACCACATTGTGCCATTGCGTATCTGTAATTTTCTCTCCTTGAGAATTTTTATAACTCTCGTTTGTAGCGATAGAAAATTTTGCTAATTTCTTTCCACTTTCTAAAGCGATAATTTCTGGTGTGTTTCCTAAATTTCCAATTAACTGTACTTTGTTTCTTAACGTATTCATAAGATAAGGTTTTACGCACTTTTTTTATTTTTAAGTGCTTGTTTATATTTTGTAATTGTCAATCTGTTTGACGTTGCAAAGTTGCGACACGATTACAGTTTTATTCGGTTGCAAAACAATTACTTTCGGTTGTAATTATTTGTAGTCGTTTGTAAACGGATAATTTATCGTATATTTATCGAATGGAAACCAAAGAATGTTTAGAATGTAAAGAACCTGTAAAAGGTAGAGTAGATAAGAAATTCTGTTCCGATTATTGTAGAAATGCCTATAATAATCGTGTAAATAAAGACAGTAAAAACCTCATTAGAAACATTAATAATCGTCTAAGAAAAAATTATAAAATTTTATCCGATTTAAACGTTTCTGGAAAAACAAAGGTTACCAGAACTAAATTATATGACAAAGGTTTCGATTTTCAGTTTTTTACTTCTATCTATAAAACCAAAACAGGAAATACCTATTTTTATATTTATGATGAAGGATATTTGGCTTTAGATAACGAAATGTTTTTGTTGATTAAAAGAGATGCTTAAACTTAAGAACTATGAAAATAAATTATCACAAAAAATTTACGAGAACAAACCTAATTATTGGTTTATTTTGGACACTCTTTGCTTTTGTATCTGTTTTCTTTTTAAATGAAAATCCGAAATGGCATAACTATACTTGGCTTGCATTTGGAGCAGTTTATTTAGGAATGTATTTTTA
This genomic window contains:
- a CDS encoding SDR family NAD(P)-dependent oxidoreductase produces the protein MKLTAFITGATSGIGKATAEIFAKNNIRLILCGRRADRLQELQIVLSKLTQVTTLQFDVSKRNEVEKAIKSLPKDFQQIDILINNAGNAHGLSTIQDGNIDDWDAMMDINVKGLLYVSKAIIPQMTERNSGFIVNIGSIAAKEVYPNGNVYCASKHAVDALNKGMRIDLNKHNIRVSAIHPGAVETEFSEVRFKGDTEKAKSVYAGYKALQAEDIADIIHFVVTRPYHVNIEDLVVYPTAQASATIMNKNS
- a CDS encoding single-stranded DNA-binding protein; amino-acid sequence: MNTLRNKVQLIGNLGNTPEIIALESGKKLAKFSIATNESYKNSQGEKITDTQWHNVVAWNKTAEIIEKYLDKGSEVAVEGKLTTRSYDDKEGNKRYVTEVVCNEILMLGSK